A single Anopheles maculipalpis chromosome 3RL, idAnoMacuDA_375_x, whole genome shotgun sequence DNA region contains:
- the LOC126564502 gene encoding uncharacterized protein LOC126564502, which produces MVSRFERLMGCSSIPIGETSPETVAQCSGRGDCLNGTCLCEIRYSGEECSGFNLPYHAGISAVFYFVGFVSLVQLMICIIAEYQRLKQPSFLAACRLTTQKLLYFFVFVAAVLRGAYFTTPETLQPAWVSYLMSLYYPLVMTCASLVVCLWAEIFHLQGIRWERSQFLSKSFLGFLAFNLLPYSLFLAEIAYSHLFTGRSTSFFNGCYAVLLLIVVIFFLIYGVEVFFKVRGGFVYDFGVVPNSENVNASQLHQSRFGLLSQAIMMIVIVGFLTSETLGDFWKKKVPVYSRNWHDIVFRLAEVGVALWFPCCLWNSMAPEQLWILNPRKLLTRQIDPVAGGSACGAGTAEAPAEPSTSANAEEGQSFLAKKDCWICYDTDKPEPLIQPCKCIGDVSSVHHECLRRWLVDSCANSDAVLKCKVCDSPYEIERSNRLDWEKGFTIQHWAKTIIIVTLMCITGAGAWVIIQLNEDSFVRVLVAGFAIIIGYILFKMLGENTVTAIQRAKVSSIYIVTSVNDLQT; this is translated from the exons ATGGTATCACGATTCGAACGCCTAATGGGGTGCTCCTCTATCCCGATAGGAGAGACCTCGCCTGAGACAGTGGCACAATGCTCAGGCCGGGGCGACTGTCTGAATGGTACGTGTTTGTGCGAAATTCGCTACAGTGGCGAAGAGTGTTCCGGTTTTAATCTACCCTACCATGCCG GTATTTCCGCCGTATTCTACTTTGTGGGCTTTGTATCGTTGGTCCAGCTGATGATATGCATCATCGCCGAGTACCAGCGGCTAAAGCAGCCCAGCTTTTTGGCTGCCTGCCGGTTAACTACCCAAAAGTTGCTGTATTTCTTCGTGTTTGTTGCGGCAGTGCTGCGTGGCGCTTACTTCACCACACCG GAAACGTTACAACCAGCATGGGTTTCGTATCTGATGTCCCTGTACTATCCGCTCGTTATGACCTGCGCCTCGCTCGTGGTATGCCTGTGGGCCGAG ATCTTCCACCTGCAAGGTATCCGTTGGGAACGATCGCAATTCCTGTCGAAAAGTTTCCTCGGCTTTCTGGCGTTTAATCTGTTGCCGTACAGTTTGTTTCTGGCGGAGATTGCATACTCACATCTGTTTACCGGGCGCAGTACATCGTTCTTTAACGGATGCTAtgcggtgctgctgctgattgtgGTTATCTTTTTCCTCATCTACGGTGTGGAGGTGTTTTTCAAG GTGCGTGGTGGCTTCGTCTATGACTTTGGTGTAGTGCCGAACAGTGAAAATGTGAACGCATCCCAGCTACACCAATCGCGCTTCGGATTGCTCAGCCAGGCGATCATGATGATAGTGATCGTCGGTTTTCTCACCTCGGAAACATTGGGCGATTtttggaagaagaa GGTACCGGTATACTCACGCAACTGGCACGACATTGTATTCCGGCTGGCGGAGGTTGGTGTTGCGCTTTGGTTCCCGTGCTGCCTGTGGAACTCGATGGCACCGGAACAGCTGTGGATATTGAATCCGCGCAAGCTGCTCACGCGCCAAATCGATCCAGTTGCGGGTGGTAGTGCGTGCGGCGCGGGTACAGCCGAAGCACCGGCCGAACCATCCACCTCAGCGAACGCGGAAGAGGGACAATCGTTTTTGGCGAAGAAAGATTGCTGGATCTGTTACGATACGGATAAACCGGAACCGCTGATTCAGCCGTGCAAGTGCATCGGTGACGTTAGCTCGGTGCATCACGAGTGTTTGCGCCGCTGGTTGGTGGACAGCTGTGCCAACAGTGACGCGGTGCTAAAATGCAAAGTGTGTGACTCGCCGTACGAAATCGAGCGATCGAACAG GCTCGATTGGGAGAAGGGTTTCACGATCCAGCACTGGGCAAAAACGATCATCATCGTAACGCTGATGTGCATCACCGGTGCGGGCGCTTGGGTGATCATCCAGCTGAACGAAGACTCGTTCGTGCGCGTCCTAGTGGCCGGATTTGCGATCATCATCGGTTACATACTGTTTAAAATGCTCGGCGAAAACACGGTCACCGCGATCCAGCGGGCAAAGGTGAGCTCGATCTACATCGTCACCTCGGTGAATGATCTGCAAACTTAA